From one Triticum urartu cultivar G1812 chromosome 3, Tu2.1, whole genome shotgun sequence genomic stretch:
- the LOC125545546 gene encoding probably inactive leucine-rich repeat receptor-like protein kinase At5g48380, with amino-acid sequence MAEDTKFLLLFLLLNSSALCFSTEHDVQCLKSVQKSVIDPSGVLKSSWNFRNNTDGYICRFTGVVCWHPDENRVLSLQLSNLGLEGPFPQGLQNCTSMSGLDLSSNNFSGSIPSSIAHQIPYVTSLNLSYNNFSSEIPESMANLAYLNMVNLQHNQLGGQIPEHFSMLGRLTSFNVADNLLSGHIPTFAQDFSPLNFAGNRDLCGAPLDECPRSRRWMLVPIKLRRINEESSIGAAVGFVLGFVVAFYFHLYCCERLLPYVFRT; translated from the coding sequence ATGGCTGAGGATACCAAGTTCCTCCTTTTGTTTCTCCTCTTGAACAGCTCAGCATTATGTTTTAGTACTGAACATGATGTCCAGTGCCTGAAGTCTGTGCAAAAATCAGTGATTGATCCCTCCGGCGTACTCAAATCCTCTTGGAACTTCAGAAATAACACCGATGGTTACATATGCCGCTTTACTGGTGTGGTATGCTGGCACCCCGACGAAAACAGGGTTCTCTCTCTGCAACTCAGCAACCTAGGACTTGAAGGCCCATTTCCCCAAGGTCTTCAAAATTGTACAAGCATGAGTGGCTTGGACCTGTCGTCTAACAACTTTTCAGGATCCATTCCCTCTAGTATTGCACATCAGATACCGTATGTGACATCTCTGAATCTCTCATACAATAACTTTTCAAGTGAAATCCCAGAGAGTATGGCAAATTTGGCATACCTGAACATGGTCAACCTTCAACATAACCAACTCGGAGGTCAAATTCCAGAGCACTTCAGCATGCTCGGTCGGTTAACCTCGTTCAATGTTGCAGACAATTTGCTATCAGGGCATATCCCCACTTTTGCACAGGACTTCTCGCCTTTAAATTTTGCCGGTAACCGGGACCTTTGTGGTGCACCATTGGACGAATGCCCCAGGAGTCGAAGATGGATGCTGGTACCAATCAAGCTACGCAGGATCAATGAAGAGTCTAGTATCGGAGCGGCTGTCGGGTTTGTCCTAGGGTTCGTGGTGGCCTTCTACTTCCACTTGTACTGCTGTGAGAGGCTCCTTCCTTATGTCTTCCGCACATGA